The Flavobacterium johnsoniae UW101 genomic interval GGATTATTAGAAGTTTCTATTGGACACGCATTGATTTCTGAGGCACTTTACCTAGGTTTGGATAATGTGGTTAATATGTATTTGAAGAAATTGAAATAAGATTAAAACTAAACAATTATAACCTGATGTATTTGGGTTATAATTGTTTACTTTCGCACTTTTCTTATTAAAATTTACGTGTCAAAATCTGTTATACTCTTTTTTTTATTCTGTTTTTCAAACATTTTTGCGCAGTCAAATATAAAGATCACAGGAAATGTAAAATCTTCTGACAACCAGACTCTTGCAGGTGTCCATGTTTTATTTGAAATAAATCAAAAACAAAAACATGCAGTTACCGACACTTTAGGTAACTTTTTTGAAAGTATTCCTGCAGGGGATATGGCTTTAACGATTAATCAGTTAGGTTTTACTTCAAAAACAATTTACTGCAGTGTTCAAAAGGACACCATGTTTTCTATTATTTTAGAAAAAGATATTGCTCAGTTAAAAGAAGTAATTATTTCAAATGATAAGAAAAACGGAATTAAAACCTTGTCAGGCGGAAAACTTTCTTTTAATCTAAAAGACCTAAACTCCGTTCCAACGCTTTTAGGAACAACAGATGTTATAAAACTTTTACAGCTAACGCCCGGAGTGCAAAATTCAGGCGATGCAAATGGTTATTTATACGTTAGGGGCGGCGATCCCGGACACAACGCGATTTTGTATAATGAAACGCCAATTTATGGAATGTCGCATTTACTGGGAATATTTCCTTTCTACAATACAGATCATATTAAAGATATAGAATTTGATAAATCAAGCTCAAATGCAAAATACGGCGGACGTTTGAGTTCTACAACGCTTTTAAATACCAATAAAAAAATACCTTCTGAATTCTCAATTCAGGGAAATGCCGGAATTTTGGCTTCGCAATTAACATTAGCAGTTCCGATTAACGATAAAAACGGTTTCTATATTTCTGGCAGAAAAACGTATATTGATGAAGTTGTGGGGCCGTTATTAAAATCAGATTCAGAAAACGATGTTCAGGATATGAAATATGGTTTTTCGGATGCAAACTTTACTTTTTTATCTCAAATTTCTACAAAGAATTTATTTTCATTTGATGCCTTTTATAGTGGAGATAAATTGAAAGTTAAAGATGGAGATCTGGCACTTCAAACCAATTTAAAATGGAATAACTTTACAGTATCGCCATCTTTAACGACGATATTTTCTCCTAAAGTAAGCATGTCTAATTCTGTTTATTTTAGTCATTATTCTAATGATTTAGATATGGAACAGGCAGCGATTCATTTTGGGGTTTCTTCTTATGTAAAGGATTTTGGGTTTGCAAATGCAGTTCGATTTTCGATTCATAATATTCCATTTGAATCAGGATTGCAATATGTTTATCACAATTTACAGCCTCAAAAAGTAAATGTAGAAAACCTGACAACGATTGATAATAATTCACAAAGTGTGATTAATGCCAATGAAGCAGCAATTTTTGCAAACGCAAAACCCAAATTGTTTGAGAATGTAACCGCAGATTTAGGTCTTCGAATTAATTATTACACTTCTGGAGCAAATTCGTATCTGCATTTTCAGCCGAGAGCGGTATTGAATTATTATGCAAATGAAAAATATTCGTTTTATGCTTCTTACAACAGACAGTATCAATATTTGAGTTTAATTACAACTTCAAGCGTAGGTATCCCGACTGATTTTTGGATTGCAAGTTCGGATGGTATTAAGCCGCAGTCTTCAAATGAATTTTCAATTGGATCAAACCAAAATATTACCAGAAATTTTTCTTCTTCTTTTGGAGGATTTTACCGTTCGATGAAAAATCTGCTCGAATACCCTTATGGAATAACGCAGTTTAATGAAACTACAACTTTAAAAAATGATTTGTATGTGGGCGAAGGGAAAGCGTATGGATTTGAAATGATGCTCAAAAAAAGCAACGGAAAATTTACGGGCTGGCTTAGTTATACCTTAAGCTGGTCTGAACGAAATTTTGATGAATTAAATAACGGAAAAACATATTTTGCAAAGTATGACAGAAGGCATAGTCTTTCTGTAGTGGGAATGTACGATTTAAACGCAAAGTGGAATTTTGGAGTTACCCAGATATTTGGTTCCGGAAATCGATTTACAATGCCGACTTCCTGGTATTTTATAAACAATAATCCGGTGAAAGAATATTCAGGATATAATAATGCTCAAATGCCAAATTATATTAGAACAGACATCTCTGCCAATTATTATTTTATAAAAACAGCAAAAAAAGAAAGCGCATTAAATTTCTCTATTTACAATACTTTCAATATATCAAATCCTATTTATGTGGTTTTAAATGTTAGAACTACTGATAATAAAAATGAAATATTAGTTACACAGGATAAAAAGGTTTTATATCGAATTTTGCCTTCAATAAGCTGGCGATTTAAATTTTAAATTATGAAAAAGTATATCATTTTATTTTTTTCTTTTTTGCTCTTGAGTTGTTCTAATGATGATGTAAGCGTTCAAAAAAGCAAAGAATCTAAAATAGTGGTTGAAGGATGGATTGAAGAAGGTGATTTTGCTAATGTTTTACTGTCGAGCAGTATTCCGGTTAGAGATGTTGTAGATACCACAAATGTTTTGCAGCACGTTATCAGGTCTGCAAAAATCACAATTTCTGACGGTCAGAATTCAGAAGTTTTAAGAGTAAAAAATGATAAAAACAGAATTCCGCCATTTGTTTATTTTGGAAATACATTAAAAGGCGAAGCTGGAAAAGAGTATTCTATTAAAATTGAATATTTGAACCGCGTAGTAGAAGCAGTTACTACAATTCCAAAATCGGTGCCTCTTATTAGTGCTGAATATGTAAAAGAAAAACCTGCGGATACTACAGGTTATATTTTTGTAAAATTTGATGATCCTCTTAATGAAAAAAACTACTATCAGATAGCAACAAAAATTGAAGGGGAAGAGCCCATTTTTGTCCCTTCATTTTATGGTAATCTGGATGATAAGAATTTTGAAAGTCCTTCGGTTGCATTAAAAATTAACAGGGGAGTAATATTATTTCCAGAAACACAACTCAAACCTTATTTTAATGATGGAAGTGTTATTCATGTAAAACTACGAACGCAGACAAAAGAAGCGTTAGATTTCTGGAACAGCTGGCAAAACGAAATCGTAAACAGCAAAAATCCTATTTATCCATCAAACACAAGTTTGAAATCGAATATAAAAGGAGGAATTGGCATTTGGGCAGGATATGGGCAAAGCACCATAATTGTAAAAACACCTGCTAAAAAATAAGCCGATCTGAATAACTCAAATCGGCTTTGTTTTTTATTTTAAAGATATATTACTTTTGAAAACTTGCAGCAAAATCATTAAACTTAGTATAGAAAGTGTCAAATCCTTTTGAGAAATAAACACCCATTTCTACTTCAGTTTTATCGTTGAATCTTAAATAATTCACAGCATTGTAATAGTCGATTTCAGAATAATAGCTATTATCTTCTTTTTCTGCATGCTGTACAATATCGGCGATTTTAGTCCCATCTTTTTTAGAAACTAAGATTAATTTTATATTCTTATTGAAATGAGCAACTTTGCCTTCTGCTAACTTTTTGTTGTAAGTACTCATGTCAGAAACATGTGTGTTAGAACTATAAGCAGGATGAGGCAGACTTTTTTCTAATGCTATACGGTCAGCAGCATCTTGTGCAAGATTCATGTCAGCTATGATAACAAAATTATCCAATAATGTAACTAAACCATTTGCTTTAC includes:
- a CDS encoding TonB-dependent receptor: MSKSVILFFLFCFSNIFAQSNIKITGNVKSSDNQTLAGVHVLFEINQKQKHAVTDTLGNFFESIPAGDMALTINQLGFTSKTIYCSVQKDTMFSIILEKDIAQLKEVIISNDKKNGIKTLSGGKLSFNLKDLNSVPTLLGTTDVIKLLQLTPGVQNSGDANGYLYVRGGDPGHNAILYNETPIYGMSHLLGIFPFYNTDHIKDIEFDKSSSNAKYGGRLSSTTLLNTNKKIPSEFSIQGNAGILASQLTLAVPINDKNGFYISGRKTYIDEVVGPLLKSDSENDVQDMKYGFSDANFTFLSQISTKNLFSFDAFYSGDKLKVKDGDLALQTNLKWNNFTVSPSLTTIFSPKVSMSNSVYFSHYSNDLDMEQAAIHFGVSSYVKDFGFANAVRFSIHNIPFESGLQYVYHNLQPQKVNVENLTTIDNNSQSVINANEAAIFANAKPKLFENVTADLGLRINYYTSGANSYLHFQPRAVLNYYANEKYSFYASYNRQYQYLSLITTSSVGIPTDFWIASSDGIKPQSSNEFSIGSNQNITRNFSSSFGGFYRSMKNLLEYPYGITQFNETTTLKNDLYVGEGKAYGFEMMLKKSNGKFTGWLSYTLSWSERNFDELNNGKTYFAKYDRRHSLSVVGMYDLNAKWNFGVTQIFGSGNRFTMPTSWYFINNNPVKEYSGYNNAQMPNYIRTDISANYYFIKTAKKESALNFSIYNTFNISNPIYVVLNVRTTDNKNEILVTQDKKVLYRILPSISWRFKF
- a CDS encoding DUF4249 domain-containing protein, which codes for MKKYIILFFSFLLLSCSNDDVSVQKSKESKIVVEGWIEEGDFANVLLSSSIPVRDVVDTTNVLQHVIRSAKITISDGQNSEVLRVKNDKNRIPPFVYFGNTLKGEAGKEYSIKIEYLNRVVEAVTTIPKSVPLISAEYVKEKPADTTGYIFVKFDDPLNEKNYYQIATKIEGEEPIFVPSFYGNLDDKNFESPSVALKINRGVILFPETQLKPYFNDGSVIHVKLRTQTKEALDFWNSWQNEIVNSKNPIYPSNTSLKSNIKGGIGIWAGYGQSTIIVKTPAKK